One window from the genome of Salvia miltiorrhiza cultivar Shanhuang (shh) chromosome 7, IMPLAD_Smil_shh, whole genome shotgun sequence encodes:
- the LOC130991705 gene encoding uncharacterized protein LOC130991705 isoform X2, which translates to MDESHVSDSEEDYGTVEANSGERHDRFTTQFEMFNHVFRSIRHVEKVTLSHWCIEMLVQLKTKYMVMPLSNSKILELYYVNAKDILDLVEMMFPKLERLIVDQGDQGFDGTYGEEVHIAMVDACNSLASAKMTFPSPSLLRLKTFEATWSISKPSIIPVIQVLLESAPVLEKMVLRLRQDASYPKTFILAQEKVLSMPRSSPTAQVIITDDFGITDKSSSTCSCSSCNY; encoded by the exons ATGGATGAATCGCACGTTTCTGATAGCGAAGAAGATTACGGAACTGTAGAAGCAAACAGCGGTGAGCGGCACGATCGATTCA CAACACAATTTGAAatgtttaatcatgtttttCGAAGCATCCGCCATGTTGAGAAGGTCACTTTATCACATTGGTGTATTGAG ATGCTTGTCCAATTAAAGACAAAATATATGGTCATGCCGTTGTCAAATTCTAAGATTCTAGAGCTTTATTATGTAAATGCCAAAGATATACTTGATTTGGTTGAGATGATGTTTCCCAAGCTGGAGAGGTTAATCGTTGATCAAGGCGACCAG GGTTTTGATGGTACCTATGGTGAAGAGGTTCACATTGCTATGGTTGATGCATGTAATTCATTGGCGTCTGCTAAGATGACTTTTCCCAGTCCCTCTCTTCTCCGTCTAAAGACATTTGAGGCTACTTGGTCTATAAGCAAACCTTCAATAATTCCGGTCATACAAGTTCTGTTGGAAAGCGCTCCCGTTCTTGAAAAGATGGTTCTTCGACTAAGGCAGGATGCATCTTATCCAAAGACATTCATTCTGGCACAAGAGAAGGTGCTGAGTATGCCGAGATCCTCTCCTACAGCACAAGTCATCATAACTGATGACTTTGGTATAACTGATAAGTCATCCTCTACTTGCAGCTGCAGTAGCTGTAATTATTGA
- the LOC130991705 gene encoding F-box/LRR-repeat protein At3g26922-like isoform X1, whose product MDESHVSDSEEDYGTVEANSGERHDRFSELPDSLILTIISLLDMRNVVRTSLLSKRWKNIWSTIPCLDFIDFEQTPSIISSVLSQWKGPKILKFRLSFPNFIVGPSSVMDSLLHFAIEKQVAELFLYFYFWECVNSNGKDIYCLPQPLYSCSSITKLTLEVCELRIEGNVQWHQLKILKLVYVDGLSGDAMNQILLGAPLLEVLVLESFEIGENENFNIRSTSLKMLKIHTDYICPETTVLRIWAPNLLTLNISACFYGTCLLDVPSLTDAILCLGHYGDVATQFEMFNHVFRSIRHVEKVTLSHWCIEMLVQLKTKYMVMPLSNSKILELYYVNAKDILDLVEMMFPKLERLIVDQGDQGFDGTYGEEVHIAMVDACNSLASAKMTFPSPSLLRLKTFEATWSISKPSIIPVIQVLLESAPVLEKMVLRLRQDASYPKTFILAQEKVLSMPRSSPTAQVIITDDFGITDKSSSTCSCSSCNY is encoded by the exons ATGGATGAATCGCACGTTTCTGATAGCGAAGAAGATTACGGAACTGTAGAAGCAAACAGCGGTGAGCGGCACGATCGATTCAGTGAGTTACCCGACTCTTTAATTCTTACGATCATTTCATTGTTGGATATGAGAAATGTTGTTCGGACATCCCTTCTCTCCAAACGTTGGAAAAACATCTGGTCCACTATCCCCTGCCTTGATTTCATCGATTTCGAACAAACTCCAAGTATTATTTCTAGTGTTCTTTCACAATGGAAAGGCCCCAAGATTCTGAAATTCCGCTTATCTTTCCCTAATTTCATTGTGGGCCCTAGTAGTGTTATGGATTCATTGCTGCATTTTGCTATCGAAAAACAAGTGGCAGagcttttcttatatttttatttttgggaatGCGTTAATAGTAATGGGAAGGATATTTACTGCTTACCTCAGCCCTTGTATTCATGTTCGTCCATTACAAAATTAACTCTTGAGGTTTGTGAGCTGAGAATTGAGGGTAATGTGCAGTGGCATCAACTCAAGATATTAAAACTTGTATATGTGGATGGGTTGAGTGGTGATGCCATGAACCAAATTCTTTTGGGTGCTCCTCTGTTGGAAGTGTTAGTTTTGGAGTCTTTTGAAATTGGTGAAAACGAAAACTTCAATATCAGATCTACTAGTTTGAAGATGCTCAAGATACACACGGATTATATTTGCCCTGAAACTACAGTGCTGAGAATTtgggctcctaatctcttgactTTGAATATTTCCGCTTGTTTTTATGGTACTTGTTTGTTGGATGTCCCATCTTTGACTGATGCAATTCTTTGTTTGGGGCACTACGGAGATGTAGCAACACAATTTGAAatgtttaatcatgtttttCGAAGCATCCGCCATGTTGAGAAGGTCACTTTATCACATTGGTGTATTGAG ATGCTTGTCCAATTAAAGACAAAATATATGGTCATGCCGTTGTCAAATTCTAAGATTCTAGAGCTTTATTATGTAAATGCCAAAGATATACTTGATTTGGTTGAGATGATGTTTCCCAAGCTGGAGAGGTTAATCGTTGATCAAGGCGACCAG GGTTTTGATGGTACCTATGGTGAAGAGGTTCACATTGCTATGGTTGATGCATGTAATTCATTGGCGTCTGCTAAGATGACTTTTCCCAGTCCCTCTCTTCTCCGTCTAAAGACATTTGAGGCTACTTGGTCTATAAGCAAACCTTCAATAATTCCGGTCATACAAGTTCTGTTGGAAAGCGCTCCCGTTCTTGAAAAGATGGTTCTTCGACTAAGGCAGGATGCATCTTATCCAAAGACATTCATTCTGGCACAAGAGAAGGTGCTGAGTATGCCGAGATCCTCTCCTACAGCACAAGTCATCATAACTGATGACTTTGGTATAACTGATAAGTCATCCTCTACTTGCAGCTGCAGTAGCTGTAATTATTGA